A window from Pseudomonas sp. Tri1 encodes these proteins:
- a CDS encoding aldo/keto reductase, which translates to MKYTSFGKTGLRVSQVALGTGNFGTGWGHGADPDTSQAIFNAYAEAGGNFIDTADVYQFGQSEEQIGILLQGRREDFVIATKYSNGAQPNANRLVTGNSRRAMVASVEASLKRLKTDRIDIYWVHHPDGLTPAEEIVRGFEDLARAGKILYAGLSNFAAWRLARTVTLAELTRTVPIAAAQFEHSLVHREPEADLFPASHALGLGIVTWSPLGGGMLTGKYRQGEKGRAEGLGGRVFQPENSAQRTHILDTVIAIAGEIGASAGQVAIAWAGTHGAVPIIGPRSMTQLTDNLGALSLELSSEHISRLDTASILTPSAPARTVIPWAEHADRIVA; encoded by the coding sequence ATGAAATACACATCCTTTGGCAAGACCGGCCTGCGGGTTTCGCAGGTGGCGCTCGGCACGGGCAACTTTGGCACGGGTTGGGGCCATGGCGCCGATCCCGATACCAGCCAAGCGATCTTCAACGCCTATGCCGAGGCTGGGGGCAACTTCATCGATACAGCGGATGTCTACCAGTTCGGACAATCGGAGGAGCAGATCGGCATCCTGCTGCAGGGGCGGCGCGAAGATTTCGTCATCGCGACGAAGTACAGCAACGGCGCGCAGCCGAATGCCAATCGGCTGGTCACCGGCAACAGTCGCAGGGCCATGGTCGCCTCCGTGGAAGCAAGCCTGAAGCGACTCAAGACAGATCGGATTGACATTTACTGGGTGCATCATCCCGATGGCCTCACGCCAGCCGAGGAAATCGTCCGCGGCTTCGAGGACTTGGCACGCGCGGGCAAGATCCTCTATGCAGGCCTTTCGAACTTCGCCGCCTGGCGTCTCGCCCGCACAGTGACCCTGGCCGAACTGACTCGTACCGTTCCCATCGCGGCTGCGCAGTTCGAGCACAGCCTGGTTCATCGCGAGCCCGAAGCCGACCTGTTCCCGGCATCGCACGCACTGGGCCTCGGTATCGTCACGTGGTCGCCGCTGGGCGGCGGCATGCTGACGGGCAAGTACCGCCAAGGGGAGAAAGGTCGCGCCGAAGGTTTGGGCGGTCGGGTGTTCCAGCCGGAGAATTCGGCGCAGCGTACGCACATCCTCGACACCGTCATTGCCATCGCGGGCGAGATCGGCGCCAGTGCGGGTCAGGTCGCCATTGCCTGGGCAGGCACCCATGGGGCAGTGCCGATCATCGGGCCACGCTCAATGACCCAGCTCACCGACAACCTCGGCGCGCTGTCGCTTGAGCTTTCTTCCGAGCACATCAGCCGCCTCGATACAGCAAGCATCCTGACACCCTCGGCGCCAGCGCGGACGGTAATCCCCTGGGCCGAGCACGCGGATCGGATCGTGGCATAG
- a CDS encoding ABC transporter substrate-binding protein — translation MTTVFRLNRRRFLTTSAIVTGAAMLPFSGTLWAAAAARKGGTLRISVDQAVGMLNPLLARVNPEYLLSELLYNGLTRLSQDMQAEPDLAQSWTHNDNLTEWTFTLRSNVRFHDGSACTARDVAASLQAILDPKTASPGLRNIGPIQTVEALDELRVKLTTSAPYADLPVSLAYPDAKIVPAAIVQGDLARLSREAVGTGPFKLVSFEPERMVVVARNEHFYDPQRPHLDRVEIRVYPDPSAESSALMSGDIDLMLSAQATEFSRLNEASGVKGLRVASGQFLNINMACDQPPFNDVRVRQALSLCVDRAALVDFVAEGFGTPGNDTPLNAAYRYHADIALREANIEQAKKLLADAGYPNGLDITLVASDKPSTRTQLGIAVREMAKPAGFNINVATMANSTYLDQVWKKGNFYVGFYNMQPSADAVFSLLYTSNAAWNETRWNNAEFDTAVTAARGTDDPVKRAALYATAQKLMHEQVPSLIPTFFDVLAAQRNYVQGYHLHPRGAVFRLDQAWLDDSAPKRG, via the coding sequence ATGACTACAGTTTTCAGGCTTAACCGCCGTCGTTTCCTGACCACCTCCGCTATTGTCACCGGCGCTGCGATGCTGCCGTTTTCCGGCACGCTCTGGGCGGCTGCGGCAGCTCGCAAGGGCGGCACGTTGCGCATCAGCGTCGACCAGGCGGTCGGCATGCTCAACCCGCTGCTGGCCAGGGTCAATCCTGAATACCTGCTCAGCGAGTTGCTCTACAACGGGCTGACGCGCTTGAGCCAGGACATGCAGGCCGAACCGGACCTGGCACAATCCTGGACCCATAACGACAACCTCACCGAGTGGACCTTCACGCTGCGCAGCAACGTGCGTTTCCACGACGGCAGCGCTTGCACAGCCCGGGACGTCGCCGCCAGCCTGCAAGCGATACTCGATCCCAAGACGGCCTCCCCCGGCCTGCGCAATATCGGCCCGATCCAGACAGTTGAAGCCCTGGATGAGTTACGCGTCAAGCTGACCACCAGCGCTCCCTACGCCGACTTGCCAGTCAGCCTGGCCTACCCGGATGCCAAGATCGTTCCGGCCGCCATCGTGCAAGGCGATCTGGCCCGACTGTCCCGTGAAGCAGTCGGCACCGGGCCTTTCAAACTGGTGTCGTTCGAGCCTGAACGCATGGTCGTGGTGGCCCGCAACGAACACTTCTACGACCCGCAGCGTCCCCATCTGGACCGCGTCGAAATCCGCGTCTATCCCGACCCGTCCGCGGAAAGCTCGGCGCTGATGTCCGGTGACATCGACCTGATGCTTTCCGCGCAGGCCACGGAGTTCAGCCGTCTCAATGAAGCCAGCGGCGTCAAAGGCCTGCGCGTTGCCTCCGGCCAATTTCTGAATATCAACATGGCGTGTGATCAGCCGCCATTCAACGATGTCCGTGTTCGCCAGGCGCTGTCGCTTTGCGTGGACCGCGCCGCGCTGGTTGATTTTGTCGCAGAAGGTTTTGGCACGCCCGGCAACGACACACCGCTCAATGCTGCCTATCGCTACCACGCCGATATCGCCCTGCGCGAAGCCAACATCGAGCAGGCCAAAAAGCTATTGGCCGATGCCGGTTACCCCAATGGTCTGGACATCACGCTGGTGGCCTCGGACAAGCCGTCGACCCGCACCCAGCTGGGCATCGCGGTGCGTGAAATGGCCAAGCCTGCCGGTTTCAACATCAACGTGGCGACCATGGCCAACAGCACTTATCTGGATCAGGTCTGGAAGAAAGGCAATTTCTACGTCGGTTTCTACAACATGCAGCCTTCCGCCGATGCGGTGTTCTCGCTGCTGTACACGTCGAACGCCGCCTGGAACGAAACGCGCTGGAACAACGCCGAGTTCGACACGGCGGTGACGGCTGCCCGTGGCACCGATGACCCGGTGAAGCGCGCGGCGCTATACGCCACTGCGCAAAAACTGATGCACGAGCAGGTTCCATCACTGATCCCGACCTTCTTCGACGTCCTGGCAGCGCAGCGCAACTACGTGCAGGGCTATCACCTGCATCCGCGCGGCGCGGTATTCCGTCTGGATCAGGCCTGGCTGGACGACAGCGCGCCGAAGCGTGGATGA
- a CDS encoding M20/M25/M40 family metallo-hydrolase has translation MTTHAALEQALESIEADHDSLISDLQRMIAVDTCFPPGAGYGTFADLMDELVTPLGLHTHRVTVPQELWQTRSGEAFGERINVIARQPGDQEVCSLYFHVDTVPPGDGWTQPPLQLTEVDGKLMGRGSADMKGSIASTLAALRAAQRFNLPLRYCPSLLLCTDEEGGLYPGIRYLAEQKLVEGHILSFNGGAAPRIWAGCFGSIDLKITVKGRSSHSGEPVNAINAIEQSLPLLNALHALKLQVQQRTWPMPSPPYYNGAPLISRMTLAAAHGGSKGSTVPAQFEILINRRYAPQEPVEQVMAELQQCIDTAMANSEALSVEHEVIGHLAPVADPTGPHWPRWQAALGVGFGFTAEQFQCYGSSSSSDMGWVQQAGIQEILLGGLIRPESRIHAADEYTTRSDLVALAQSILVYLAADFTPSALPD, from the coding sequence ATGACGACCCATGCAGCCCTTGAACAGGCACTCGAATCCATCGAGGCGGATCATGATTCGCTGATCAGCGATCTGCAACGAATGATCGCTGTGGACACTTGTTTTCCTCCTGGAGCGGGCTATGGAACCTTTGCCGACCTGATGGATGAGCTGGTGACGCCACTGGGTTTGCACACCCATCGAGTCACCGTGCCACAAGAGTTGTGGCAAACCCGCAGCGGCGAAGCCTTTGGCGAGCGTATCAACGTTATTGCCAGGCAGCCCGGCGATCAGGAAGTCTGCAGCCTGTATTTCCACGTCGATACCGTACCGCCAGGCGACGGCTGGACCCAGCCTCCGCTGCAGCTGACCGAGGTGGATGGCAAGCTGATGGGTCGTGGCAGCGCTGACATGAAGGGCAGCATCGCCTCTACCCTCGCCGCCTTGCGCGCCGCACAACGTTTCAACCTGCCGCTGCGTTATTGCCCTTCGTTGTTGCTGTGTACGGATGAAGAAGGCGGTTTGTACCCGGGCATCCGTTATCTGGCCGAGCAGAAACTGGTAGAGGGTCACATCCTCAGCTTCAACGGTGGCGCCGCACCGCGCATCTGGGCCGGTTGCTTCGGCAGCATTGATTTGAAGATCACCGTCAAAGGGCGCTCGTCCCATTCCGGAGAGCCCGTCAATGCGATCAATGCCATCGAACAGAGCCTGCCGCTGCTCAACGCCTTGCACGCTCTGAAGCTGCAAGTGCAACAACGGACCTGGCCGATGCCGTCACCGCCCTACTACAACGGCGCCCCACTGATTTCCCGCATGACCCTGGCGGCGGCCCATGGCGGCAGCAAAGGCTCAACCGTCCCGGCGCAGTTCGAGATCCTGATCAATCGCCGCTATGCGCCGCAGGAGCCAGTCGAGCAGGTCATGGCTGAGCTGCAGCAGTGCATCGACACGGCCATGGCAAACAGTGAAGCGCTGTCCGTCGAGCATGAAGTGATCGGTCACCTGGCGCCGGTTGCCGACCCCACAGGGCCGCACTGGCCGCGTTGGCAGGCCGCACTGGGGGTAGGCTTCGGTTTCACTGCGGAGCAATTCCAGTGCTATGGCTCATCGAGCAGCTCCGACATGGGCTGGGTGCAGCAGGCCGGCATTCAGGAAATCCTCCTCGGCGGGCTGATCCGTCCGGAAAGCCGCATCCATGCTGCCGACGAATACACCACCCGCAGCGACTTGGTCGCTCTGGCGCAATCGATCCTGGTTTACCTGGCGGCCGACTTCACCCCGTCTGCTTTGCCTGACTGA
- a CDS encoding PaaI family thioesterase, with product MQADQVVARWEEEEKAIRARWNTSHTVTHKQIASLTGMELFEAIFAGELPPAPIGDTLDFLPIHMEPGTAIFQGRPQRRHYNPLGTVHGGWFSTLLDSAVGCAVHSTLPAGKGFTTLELKVNMVRALTDAVPLVRAEGKLIHAGSRIATAEGRIVGPDGKLYAHATTTCLIFDFPAPSPRRPHEQA from the coding sequence ATGCAGGCTGACCAGGTCGTTGCTCGGTGGGAGGAAGAGGAAAAAGCGATTCGTGCCCGTTGGAACACCTCCCACACCGTAACGCACAAACAGATCGCCAGCCTGACAGGCATGGAGTTGTTCGAGGCAATCTTTGCCGGGGAACTACCGCCCGCCCCAATCGGCGATACGCTCGATTTCCTGCCCATTCACATGGAACCAGGCACAGCGATCTTCCAAGGCCGACCGCAACGAAGGCACTACAACCCGCTGGGCACCGTGCACGGCGGTTGGTTTTCCACGCTGCTCGATTCGGCGGTGGGTTGCGCCGTGCATTCGACCTTACCCGCAGGCAAGGGCTTCACTACGCTGGAGCTGAAAGTCAACATGGTCCGCGCCTTGACCGACGCGGTGCCGCTAGTACGCGCCGAGGGAAAGTTGATCCATGCAGGAAGTCGGATTGCCACGGCCGAAGGCCGAATCGTTGGCCCCGACGGCAAGCTGTACGCGCACGCCACCACGACATGCTTGATCTTCGATTTCCCTGCACCTTCCCCGAGGCGTCCACATGAGCAAGCCTGA
- a CDS encoding ABC transporter permease, whose translation MRNVFYRLLATPQGLLGSLILLFAVVLVVAGPALAPFDPEAISILARYKAPSLVHWLGTDQMGRDILSRVLIGARATISLSVFATAMAMLIGALLGTVSGYLGGRIDEALMRTLDAVMSIPTLLFALLIVSTLGRSDFNAVLAITIAFVPGMARIARSVALAARRQDYVNAAIARGESIAYIVVREMLPNIVAPIIVEATIRVAFAIMLFATLSFLGLGAQPPQPEWGLMVAEARRYFFQAPWMMLMPGLAIAIVAIGFNLLGDGLRDALNPKGQRS comes from the coding sequence ATGCGTAATGTTTTCTATCGGCTGCTGGCGACGCCTCAGGGCTTGCTGGGCAGTCTTATCCTGCTGTTCGCCGTGGTATTGGTGGTTGCCGGGCCCGCCCTGGCACCGTTCGATCCGGAAGCCATTTCGATTCTTGCCCGCTACAAGGCGCCGAGTCTGGTGCACTGGCTGGGCACCGACCAGATGGGCCGCGACATTCTCAGTCGCGTGCTGATCGGCGCGCGCGCGACCATTTCGTTATCCGTGTTTGCGACTGCCATGGCGATGCTCATCGGCGCATTGCTGGGCACGGTCAGCGGCTATCTGGGCGGACGCATCGATGAAGCGCTGATGCGTACCCTGGATGCAGTGATGTCGATCCCGACCTTGCTGTTTGCCTTGTTGATCGTCAGCACGCTGGGCAGAAGCGACTTCAATGCGGTACTGGCGATCACCATTGCCTTCGTGCCCGGCATGGCGCGGATTGCCCGCAGTGTCGCCCTCGCCGCCCGCCGCCAGGACTATGTCAATGCTGCCATTGCCCGGGGCGAATCCATTGCCTACATCGTGGTGCGCGAAATGCTGCCCAACATCGTCGCGCCCATCATCGTCGAAGCCACCATCCGTGTGGCGTTCGCCATCATGCTGTTCGCGACCCTCAGTTTCCTCGGCCTAGGTGCACAGCCGCCGCAGCCTGAATGGGGCCTGATGGTCGCCGAAGCGCGGCGCTATTTCTTCCAGGCGCCGTGGATGATGCTCATGCCAGGGCTGGCCATTGCCATCGTAGCGATCGGTTTCAATCTCTTGGGCGATGGCTTGCGCGATGCCCTCAATCCAAAGGGGCAGCGCTCATGA
- a CDS encoding GntR family transcriptional regulator, producing the protein MTDNNSPAASGNFSRLSENDSAPLYEVVKRHISEAILLGEWTSGTVIPSENALASDFGVSVGTVRRALAELVSEGMLMRRRKTGTVVTGWAPLHNLRYFFQYFRLHNKEGALLKSRTVLLDYQLGVASAEDAQKLLIEEGSPVYRLHRLRSIDGVPAMHEQFTIVASKVPDFPGPEELPELLYRYLLEQYGLRVAAVREQLTAGLANEEDCRLLELTAPHAVMIIDAVSFDQAATPVMMTHQRASTEHFMYVNEIR; encoded by the coding sequence ATGACAGATAACAATTCGCCGGCCGCCTCCGGTAATTTTTCGCGGCTGAGCGAAAACGACAGCGCGCCTCTGTATGAAGTGGTCAAGCGACACATTTCCGAGGCGATCCTGCTGGGTGAGTGGACCAGCGGCACAGTGATCCCCAGCGAAAATGCCCTGGCGAGTGATTTTGGGGTATCGGTGGGCACTGTCCGCCGTGCCTTGGCCGAGCTGGTGTCCGAAGGGATGCTGATGCGCCGTCGCAAAACCGGCACCGTGGTGACTGGCTGGGCACCGCTTCACAACCTGCGTTATTTCTTTCAGTACTTCCGCCTTCATAACAAGGAAGGCGCGTTGCTGAAATCGCGCACGGTCCTGCTGGATTACCAGTTGGGGGTGGCGAGTGCCGAGGATGCGCAAAAGCTGCTGATAGAGGAGGGCAGCCCGGTCTATCGCCTGCACCGCTTGCGCAGCATTGACGGGGTGCCCGCCATGCACGAGCAATTCACCATCGTGGCCAGCAAGGTGCCTGACTTTCCAGGGCCTGAAGAACTGCCGGAATTGCTGTATCGCTATTTATTGGAGCAATACGGCTTGCGGGTGGCCGCAGTGCGCGAACAACTGACCGCAGGACTGGCCAATGAAGAGGATTGCCGCCTGCTGGAACTCACTGCGCCACATGCGGTGATGATCATTGATGCGGTGTCGTTCGATCAGGCCGCAACGCCGGTGATGATGACTCACCAGCGCGCGAGTACCGAACACTTCATGTACGTCAACGAAATACGCTGA
- a CDS encoding MarR family winged helix-turn-helix transcriptional regulator produces MKNMTKPQGCTNLKIRQLNRMVTRHYDRYIAESGLKNTQYSLLSHVVRLGPIRPSDLARRMQMEASTLTRNMQPLVAQGWLTVGAGGDARSRLVQVTEAGLAKQAEGRRAWKEAQLALNERLGVHRVAALHELLDACIECLDDEPETCTD; encoded by the coding sequence ATGAAAAATATGACCAAGCCACAGGGTTGCACCAATCTGAAGATTCGCCAGCTCAATCGCATGGTGACGCGTCACTACGATCGCTATATCGCCGAGTCCGGATTAAAAAACACGCAGTACTCATTGTTGTCACACGTCGTCAGACTGGGTCCCATTCGCCCGAGCGACCTGGCCAGGCGAATGCAAATGGAGGCTTCGACGTTGACACGGAATATGCAGCCACTGGTCGCTCAAGGCTGGTTGACGGTCGGGGCAGGTGGCGACGCGCGTAGCCGCCTTGTCCAGGTGACCGAAGCAGGACTGGCAAAGCAAGCCGAAGGGCGGCGCGCCTGGAAAGAGGCGCAATTGGCACTTAATGAGCGACTCGGCGTGCATCGCGTTGCGGCGCTCCATGAATTGCTGGATGCGTGTATCGAGTGCCTTGATGATGAGCCTGAAACGTGTACGGACTGA
- a CDS encoding M20/M25/M40 family metallo-hydrolase produces the protein MTPEALLDRIDEAYCLDFLARMVQHKSYSATPEERKLAEYMAGQMQELGLDAQLMPVPGERLNAIGTLKGQGGGHSLLFNGHLDTNPATEGWTVDPWAGKIDDEFIYGIGVSNMKAGDAAYFCALKTLIDAGIKLKGDVILTYVVGELQGGIGTIAAIEQGVKADYFINSEPTDLQAVTLHVGSLMFVIELTGDTRHLSKREEAVDVITAAVQLIPQINGITFSGARSPEHEKVNRGHIGVVRGALGRDLEEWRPPQVADFLRLRGSARYTPGQTVESVLADLQRLLDRLCEQFPGLQATLINDSHNQPLMPPFEVSHDSLIVKAVNEAYRQVRGEPQPTGIITPPAYFGTDAAHFYQRLGMQGVVCGPGGKFNTMPDERVHKTDYLDMVRVYILAILSICEVAE, from the coding sequence ATGACGCCTGAAGCGCTACTCGACCGCATTGACGAGGCGTACTGCCTGGATTTTCTCGCGCGTATGGTGCAGCACAAGAGCTACAGCGCTACTCCTGAAGAACGCAAACTCGCCGAATACATGGCCGGTCAGATGCAGGAACTGGGTCTGGACGCGCAGTTGATGCCGGTTCCCGGCGAGCGTCTGAATGCCATCGGCACTCTCAAAGGTCAAGGTGGCGGCCATAGCCTGTTGTTCAACGGCCATCTGGACACCAACCCGGCAACGGAAGGCTGGACGGTCGACCCTTGGGCCGGAAAGATTGATGACGAGTTCATCTACGGCATCGGCGTGTCCAACATGAAGGCTGGCGATGCGGCTTATTTCTGCGCACTGAAAACCTTGATCGATGCGGGCATCAAGCTCAAAGGCGATGTGATCCTCACTTACGTGGTGGGCGAACTGCAGGGTGGCATCGGTACCATTGCCGCCATCGAACAAGGTGTGAAAGCTGATTACTTCATCAACTCCGAGCCGACCGATCTGCAGGCTGTGACGCTACATGTTGGCTCGCTGATGTTTGTCATCGAACTGACCGGCGACACTCGCCACCTGTCCAAGCGTGAAGAAGCCGTGGACGTGATTACCGCCGCTGTGCAGTTGATCCCGCAGATCAACGGCATCACCTTCAGCGGCGCCCGTTCGCCCGAGCATGAGAAAGTCAATCGAGGGCACATCGGTGTGGTGCGTGGCGCGCTGGGCCGTGACCTCGAGGAATGGCGTCCGCCACAAGTCGCTGACTTCTTGCGTCTGCGTGGTTCGGCCCGCTACACCCCGGGCCAGACCGTCGAGTCGGTACTGGCTGACTTGCAGCGTTTGCTGGACCGGCTCTGCGAGCAATTCCCCGGTCTGCAGGCGACGCTGATCAATGACAGTCACAACCAGCCGTTGATGCCGCCGTTCGAAGTGTCCCACGACTCGCTGATCGTCAAGGCGGTCAACGAGGCCTATCGGCAAGTGCGTGGGGAGCCGCAACCCACCGGCATCATCACCCCGCCCGCTTATTTCGGCACCGACGCGGCGCATTTCTATCAGCGTCTGGGCATGCAAGGCGTGGTCTGCGGCCCTGGCGGCAAGTTCAATACCATGCCGGACGAGCGGGTCCATAAAACCGATTACCTGGACATGGTGCGCGTTTACATCCTGGCCATCCTCAGCATTTGTGAGGTTGCCGAATAA
- a CDS encoding ABC transporter permease, giving the protein MTAAYLTKRLLLVVYTLLIVSLLVFAITQLLPADAAVTLLGQSATPEALAALRAKLGLDQPAWLQFSHWLMAVLQGDLGMSMRNGQPVLGSLVDALGRSLLLAGCSLLLMLAVAIPLGIIAAVRRGRPVDLIIGVLSYIGVSLPEFVTATLLILLFADVWQWLPATGYVPLGDNVWEGIRHLILPTLTVSMIMVAHVSRMVRSEMIDVLETDYIRAARLKGLTRRRVLLRHALRNGLLPTITIVALDVGYLLGGIVVVEEIFNIPGIGRELLVAVAARDLPAIQGGVLILAATYCVVNFVADLTYAYLDRRIQYA; this is encoded by the coding sequence GTGACTGCTGCTTATCTGACCAAGCGTTTGCTGTTGGTCGTCTATACCCTGCTGATCGTTTCGCTGCTGGTCTTTGCCATCACCCAGTTGCTACCCGCTGATGCGGCGGTGACGCTGCTGGGCCAGAGCGCCACACCCGAAGCCCTGGCTGCCCTGCGGGCAAAGCTGGGGCTGGATCAACCGGCGTGGCTGCAATTCAGCCACTGGCTGATGGCGGTATTGCAGGGTGACCTGGGCATGTCGATGCGCAATGGCCAACCGGTGCTCGGCTCTCTGGTCGACGCGCTCGGCCGCTCATTGCTGCTGGCGGGCTGCTCGTTGTTGCTGATGCTGGCTGTGGCGATTCCATTGGGCATCATCGCGGCGGTACGTCGAGGGCGTCCCGTGGACCTGATCATCGGCGTGCTCTCCTATATAGGGGTGTCGTTGCCGGAGTTCGTCACCGCCACGCTGCTGATCCTGCTCTTTGCCGATGTCTGGCAATGGCTGCCCGCGACCGGATATGTGCCCTTGGGCGACAACGTCTGGGAAGGCATTCGCCACTTGATTCTGCCGACGCTGACCGTGTCGATGATCATGGTCGCCCACGTTTCGCGCATGGTCCGCTCGGAAATGATCGACGTGCTGGAAACCGATTACATTCGGGCGGCACGCCTCAAAGGCCTTACGCGGCGCCGAGTGTTGCTGCGCCATGCGCTGCGTAACGGCTTGCTGCCGACCATCACCATTGTCGCGCTGGACGTGGGCTATCTGCTGGGCGGCATTGTCGTGGTCGAGGAGATTTTCAACATCCCCGGCATTGGCCGTGAACTGCTGGTGGCGGTCGCCGCCCGCGATCTGCCGGCCATTCAGGGCGGCGTGCTGATCCTTGCCGCCACTTATTGCGTGGTCAACTTCGTGGCTGACCTGACCTATGCCTATCTCGACCGGCGAATTCAATATGCGTAA
- a CDS encoding ABC transporter ATP-binding protein, translating to MSTVLQVADYSLDYQLPNGPLHVLQNIDFSVAAGEVVGLVGESGSGKTTLGWAIMRYLASNAREVGGSIRLQGENLLQMPPRQVENLRGGRLGMIFQDPSASLNPTLSLGEQVVEVLTRHRALGYREAWALGEQLLADVDLKDPAAMMKRFPHEASGGEKQRVLIATAFACRPQCLIFDEPTTALDVISSAQILQLFRRLREETGVASLYISHDLALVSRVADRVCVLNQGRIVEQARGGRIFSAPSDVYTQRLVAAVPAADKRLLNEERAVGAPLLQVSDLNVRYGRPGMLDSLLRRKSVPSMGTRDMNLSMARSEILGIIGESGSGKSTLAKALTGLTPFTGAVYFDGHPIQGPAQMDRDYRRKVQIIFQHPDASLNPRQTIGQILSRPLRLYGLTEGESEPAAIARLLREVRLPEDFASRYPHELSGGQKQRVAIARAFAARPELVICDEITAALDVSVQATVIELLLELRRQHGTAYLFITHDLNLIRQIAHRIAVMYRGDLLEILPAVDMAAQARHPYTRALLDAVPQPLNELEPLDDA from the coding sequence ATGAGTACCGTCTTGCAAGTGGCTGATTACAGCCTCGACTACCAGTTGCCCAATGGCCCACTGCACGTGCTGCAAAACATCGATTTCAGCGTCGCGGCCGGTGAAGTGGTTGGCCTGGTCGGTGAATCCGGCTCGGGCAAGACCACCCTCGGCTGGGCGATCATGCGTTACCTGGCCAGTAATGCCCGGGAGGTGGGCGGCAGCATCCGTCTACAAGGCGAGAACCTTCTGCAAATGCCCCCGCGTCAGGTGGAGAATCTGCGTGGTGGCCGCCTGGGCATGATTTTTCAGGACCCCAGCGCGTCGCTCAACCCGACGCTGAGTCTGGGTGAGCAAGTCGTCGAAGTCCTGACCCGTCACCGGGCTCTGGGTTATCGCGAGGCCTGGGCGCTGGGCGAGCAATTGCTGGCCGACGTCGACCTGAAAGACCCTGCCGCCATGATGAAGCGCTTCCCCCACGAAGCCTCTGGCGGTGAAAAACAGCGGGTGTTGATTGCCACCGCCTTTGCTTGCCGACCGCAATGCCTGATTTTTGATGAGCCCACGACCGCTCTCGACGTCATCAGCTCGGCGCAGATTCTGCAATTGTTCCGACGCCTGCGCGAAGAGACCGGGGTTGCCTCCCTGTATATCTCCCATGACCTGGCATTGGTTTCGCGGGTCGCGGACCGGGTGTGCGTGCTCAATCAGGGACGCATCGTCGAGCAGGCCCGGGGCGGGCGTATTTTCAGTGCGCCGAGCGATGTCTACACCCAGCGTCTGGTGGCCGCGGTACCTGCTGCCGACAAGCGTTTGCTGAATGAAGAAAGAGCCGTCGGCGCGCCGCTGCTGCAAGTCAGCGACCTCAATGTGCGCTACGGCCGCCCCGGGATGCTCGACAGTTTGCTGCGCCGCAAGTCTGTGCCGTCCATGGGCACCCGCGACATGAATCTGAGCATGGCGCGTAGCGAGATCCTCGGCATCATTGGCGAATCCGGCTCGGGCAAATCGACCTTGGCCAAGGCGCTCACCGGTCTGACGCCGTTCACCGGCGCGGTGTATTTCGACGGCCACCCGATCCAGGGCCCGGCGCAAATGGACCGCGACTACCGGCGCAAGGTGCAGATCATCTTTCAGCACCCGGATGCATCACTTAACCCACGGCAAACCATCGGCCAGATTCTTTCGCGACCGCTGCGCCTGTACGGCCTGACGGAAGGCGAAAGCGAACCTGCGGCCATCGCCCGCCTGCTTCGGGAAGTACGCCTGCCCGAAGACTTCGCCAGCCGCTATCCCCATGAACTGTCCGGTGGGCAAAAGCAGCGTGTCGCCATTGCCCGGGCTTTCGCCGCTCGCCCGGAACTGGTGATTTGCGACGAGATCACCGCCGCGCTGGACGTTTCAGTGCAGGCCACGGTGATTGAACTGTTGCTGGAACTGCGGCGCCAGCACGGCACTGCGTACCTGTTCATCACCCATGACCTCAATCTGATCCGGCAAATCGCCCACCGTATCGCCGTGATGTACCGCGGCGACCTGCTGGAAATTCTACCGGCCGTGGACATGGCGGCCCAGGCCCGTCACCCCTATACCCGCGCCCTGCTCGATGCAGTGCCGCAACCTTTGAATGAACTGGAGCCCCTTGATGACGCCTGA